In one Haloplanus salinus genomic region, the following are encoded:
- a CDS encoding sugar phosphate nucleotidyltransferase encodes MKAIVLAGGYATRLWPITKHRPKMFLPVGDTTVIDTVFKDLEADDRITEVYVSTNERFAGEFESYLAGREFEKPTLSVEDTTGEDEKFGVVGALAQLIDREGVDEDLVVVAGDNLISFDVAEFVDFFEAADTPAIAAYDVGSKERATSYGLVELDGDRVVDFQEKPEDPKSTLVSIACYAFPADTLPLFEEYLDAGENPDEPGWFIQWMQARHPVHAFTFDGAWFDIGTPESYLDAIAWQLGGDNRIHPSATVENVELGGNVHVMAGADVVDSTLERTVVFPNATIRDAHVRGSIIDEETRIENLDLADALIGAHSTMTNGDERSG; translated from the coding sequence ATGAAAGCCATCGTCCTGGCAGGGGGGTACGCGACGCGACTCTGGCCGATCACCAAGCATCGGCCGAAGATGTTTCTCCCGGTTGGCGACACGACGGTCATCGACACCGTCTTCAAGGACTTAGAGGCGGACGACCGGATCACCGAGGTGTACGTCAGTACCAACGAGCGCTTCGCCGGCGAGTTCGAGTCGTATCTCGCCGGGCGGGAGTTCGAGAAGCCCACCCTCTCCGTCGAGGACACGACGGGCGAGGACGAGAAGTTCGGCGTCGTCGGTGCGCTCGCCCAGCTCATCGACCGCGAAGGCGTCGACGAGGATCTGGTGGTCGTCGCCGGCGACAACCTCATCAGCTTCGACGTGGCGGAGTTCGTCGACTTCTTCGAGGCCGCGGACACGCCGGCCATCGCCGCCTACGACGTGGGATCGAAGGAGCGCGCGACGTCGTACGGGCTCGTCGAACTCGACGGCGACCGTGTCGTCGACTTCCAGGAGAAGCCCGAGGATCCGAAGAGCACGCTCGTCTCCATCGCGTGTTACGCCTTCCCCGCCGACACCCTCCCGCTGTTCGAGGAGTATCTCGACGCCGGCGAGAACCCCGACGAGCCGGGGTGGTTCATCCAGTGGATGCAGGCCCGCCACCCCGTCCACGCGTTCACCTTCGACGGCGCGTGGTTCGACATCGGGACCCCCGAGAGCTACCTCGACGCCATCGCCTGGCAGCTCGGCGGCGACAACCGCATCCACCCGAGCGCGACCGTCGAGAACGTCGAACTGGGCGGGAACGTCCACGTGATGGCCGGCGCCGACGTCGTCGATTCGACGCTCGAACGGACCGTCGTCTTCCCGAACGCGACCATCCGCGACGCCCACGTGCGCGGATCGATCATCGACGAGGAGACGCGAATCGAGAACCTCGACCTCGCGGACGCGCTCATCGGCGCGCACTCGACGATGACGAACGGCGACGAGCGTAGCGGTTGA
- a CDS encoding type IV pilin produces MSGALRRDGRAISPVVGVALLLALVVVLAAVLGGLVLGIESPPEPTPQYGYSTEYHADGEGNTNDRPYVVLTLEGGEIEVGEHFYIVDGSGNEVRWDAVWTTAGPLTAGDYAHVDGYGSDSALNPACEGETYRFIHRPGDGESATLATVEVERPAVGPATAHC; encoded by the coding sequence ATGTCCGGAGCCCTTCGTCGGGACGGCCGCGCGATATCGCCGGTCGTCGGGGTCGCCCTGCTGCTCGCGCTCGTCGTCGTGTTGGCCGCGGTGCTCGGCGGTCTCGTTCTCGGGATCGAATCGCCACCCGAGCCGACGCCGCAGTACGGCTACAGCACCGAGTACCACGCCGATGGCGAGGGGAACACGAACGACCGTCCGTACGTCGTGTTGACGCTTGAAGGCGGCGAAATCGAGGTCGGCGAACACTTCTACATCGTCGACGGGTCGGGGAACGAGGTGCGGTGGGACGCGGTGTGGACGACCGCCGGGCCGTTGACCGCCGGCGACTACGCACACGTCGACGGCTACGGGAGCGACAGCGCCCTGAACCCTGCCTGCGAGGGTGAGACGTACCGGTTCATCCATCGCCCCGGCGACGGGGAGAGCGCCACGCTGGCGACGGTCGAGGTCGAACGCCCAGCCGTCGGGCCGGCGACCGCCCACTGCTAG
- a CDS encoding diphthine--ammonia ligase has protein sequence MTDDSEGDGAWASLFSGGKDSSWALYRALEDGLNVTRLVTVHPSDDSYMYHVPATNLASLAAESIGIDLLEIDPDDFGAAAATDSAAQGDAELEPLEAALGELPSLTGVTAGAVESEFQTSRIEAMCDRLGIDLYAPLWQRDPVTLAEEMLDAGFEILIVQVAAAGLDESWLGRRLDADALDELLALSERYGVHPLGEGGEFETLVVDGPHMARPIELEWERVWEGSRGHLRVTDAWLG, from the coding sequence ATGACCGACGACAGCGAGGGCGACGGCGCGTGGGCGAGTCTCTTCTCCGGCGGGAAGGACTCGTCGTGGGCACTGTATCGCGCGCTCGAAGACGGCCTGAACGTCACCCGGTTGGTGACCGTCCACCCCAGCGACGACTCCTACATGTACCACGTCCCGGCGACGAATCTCGCCTCGCTCGCGGCCGAGAGCATCGGGATCGACCTGCTGGAGATCGACCCCGACGACTTCGGCGCCGCGGCGGCGACGGATTCGGCGGCACAAGGCGACGCCGAACTCGAACCGCTGGAGGCGGCGCTCGGCGAGTTGCCGTCCCTGACCGGCGTCACCGCCGGCGCCGTCGAGAGCGAGTTCCAGACGAGTCGGATCGAGGCGATGTGTGACCGCCTCGGGATCGACCTCTACGCGCCGCTCTGGCAGCGCGATCCCGTCACGCTGGCCGAGGAGATGCTGGACGCCGGCTTCGAGATCCTGATCGTCCAGGTCGCGGCCGCCGGCCTCGACGAGTCGTGGCTCGGCCGTCGCCTCGACGCCGACGCCCTCGACGAACTACTCGCCCTGAGCGAACGGTACGGCGTCCACCCGCTCGGCGAGGGCGGGGAGTTCGAGACGCTGGTGGTCGACGGCCCACACATGGCTCGCCCCATCGAACTGGAGTGGGAGCGGGTGTGGGAGGGCTCCCGTGGCCACCTGCGGGTGACGGACGCGTGGCTGGGGTGA
- a CDS encoding phosphoadenosine phosphosulfate reductase family protein has protein sequence MSEFPDYLDTDYTDGEGETPDDYPTLEDKIEKAIEVTRQGLEQYENPAVMWTGGKDSTLTLYFIKEVAEQFDLETPPAVFIDHYQHFDAIHDFVDHWAEEWDLDVIYAKNEDVGAYVDAHGLEPGDDIPVSELSEHNQHHVRNILEYEDDDFPFLLDTYVGNHLLKTVALNDALEEYDIDGVISGVRWDEQEARADETFFSPRHDPDIYPPHDRIQPILQFAEPDVWDAFWNYVVPDTVADFPDEGYVPQGADDLPNDLTQADIPVSPKYFAGFRSLGSEVSTEKSDEEPAWLQDMANTTERAGRAQDKEDLMERLRDLGYM, from the coding sequence ATGAGCGAGTTCCCCGACTACCTCGATACCGACTACACGGACGGCGAGGGTGAGACGCCGGACGACTACCCGACGCTCGAAGACAAGATCGAGAAAGCCATCGAGGTCACGCGCCAGGGCCTCGAACAGTACGAGAACCCGGCCGTGATGTGGACCGGCGGCAAGGACTCGACGCTCACGCTCTACTTCATCAAGGAGGTCGCCGAGCAGTTCGACCTCGAGACCCCCCCGGCAGTCTTCATCGACCACTACCAGCATTTCGACGCCATCCACGACTTCGTGGACCACTGGGCCGAGGAGTGGGACCTCGACGTGATCTACGCCAAAAACGAGGACGTGGGCGCGTACGTCGACGCCCACGGTCTAGAACCGGGCGACGACATCCCGGTATCGGAACTGTCCGAGCACAACCAGCACCACGTTCGCAACATCTTGGAGTACGAGGATGACGACTTCCCGTTCCTGCTCGACACCTACGTCGGCAACCACCTGCTGAAGACCGTCGCGCTCAACGACGCCCTCGAGGAGTACGACATCGACGGCGTCATCTCCGGCGTCCGCTGGGACGAACAGGAGGCGCGTGCGGACGAGACGTTCTTCAGCCCGCGCCACGACCCCGACATCTATCCGCCCCACGACCGCATCCAGCCGATCCTCCAGTTCGCGGAGCCGGACGTGTGGGACGCCTTCTGGAACTACGTCGTCCCCGACACCGTCGCGGACTTCCCGGACGAGGGCTACGTCCCGCAGGGCGCCGACGACCTGCCGAACGACCTCACGCAGGCCGACATCCCCGTCAGCCCGAAGTACTTCGCCGGCTTCCGGTCGCTGGGGAGCGAGGTCAGCACCGAAAAGTCCGACGAGGAGCCCGCGTGGCTCCAGGACATGGCGAACACGACCGAACGTGCCGGTCGCGCACAGGACAAGGAGGATCTGATGGAGCGCCTCCGCGACCTGGGCTACATGTAA
- a CDS encoding DUF5786 family protein, whose protein sequence is MGFGSYDESEQQNGNVDADDDGEGVSVHENDHEGTVRFETDASTDDLIDQLGEMKDDDE, encoded by the coding sequence ATGGGTTTTGGGAGCTACGACGAATCCGAACAGCAGAACGGGAACGTCGACGCCGACGACGACGGTGAGGGCGTCTCCGTCCACGAGAACGACCACGAGGGGACGGTTCGCTTCGAGACGGACGCATCGACGGACGACCTGATCGACCAGCTCGGCGAGATGAAAGACGACGACGAGTAG
- a CDS encoding cupin domain-containing protein: MSTFVTGRTLNGDGNPIDGTGFEVAPDGPVAELLAERTGPVTSHPTRPVWGAPLDGPEGTMRQVSIVGAGYDGPPEHYHTRSDEVFDVRRGTVTFTLDGTDRTVAAGERTTVETGVRHTFRNEGDETALVVTSIHDPGRLRQVLPTLGGLAHDDSRDPTDRLQRAVIAKRLERNTVFTEGEGAVAELATDALAPVARLAGYRGAYAEYMQPAFWERHVEQPDL; encoded by the coding sequence ATGTCGACGTTCGTCACGGGACGGACTCTGAACGGGGACGGCAACCCTATCGACGGAACCGGGTTCGAGGTGGCGCCCGACGGTCCGGTAGCGGAGTTGCTGGCCGAACGGACGGGCCCCGTCACCTCCCACCCGACGCGCCCGGTGTGGGGCGCTCCGCTCGACGGTCCCGAGGGAACGATGCGACAGGTGAGCATCGTCGGCGCGGGCTACGACGGTCCGCCCGAACATTACCACACCCGGAGCGACGAGGTGTTCGACGTGCGGCGAGGGACGGTGACGTTCACCCTCGACGGGACGGATCGGACCGTCGCCGCCGGCGAGCGGACGACCGTCGAGACCGGCGTCCGGCACACCTTCCGGAACGAGGGCGACGAGACGGCGCTGGTCGTTACGTCCATCCACGACCCCGGGCGCCTCCGACAGGTGCTCCCGACGCTCGGCGGCCTCGCACACGACGACTCGCGTGACCCGACCGACCGACTGCAGCGGGCGGTGATCGCCAAGCGCCTGGAGCGCAACACGGTGTTCACCGAGGGCGAGGGAGCGGTGGCGGAACTGGCGACCGACGCGCTCGCCCCGGTCGCTCGCCTCGCCGGCTATCGAGGGGCGTACGCCGAGTACATGCAGCCCGCGTTCTGGGAGCGCCACGTCGAACAACCCGACCTGTGA
- a CDS encoding DUF7110 family protein has translation MSGRVYRLHSTLELPLEDVQDYFEGDPELPPEVADVTLTRRNNTLILKAVSEDENLSKYTPTAQLKASVTETRVYEEEPPRAGGPWQEEEEEIPSELVEFACFKGDRETVLQNTALQYPMFLVLRDIARMAEKGTLTAIVEEDDELKATRIVEGEDRPASVEVVENPSQSQAEKNGVNWRDNQFIS, from the coding sequence ATGTCAGGCCGCGTATATCGACTCCATTCGACGCTCGAACTGCCACTCGAAGACGTGCAGGACTACTTCGAGGGGGACCCCGAACTGCCCCCCGAAGTCGCGGACGTAACCCTCACCCGACGGAATAACACCCTCATCCTCAAGGCCGTCTCGGAGGACGAAAATCTGAGCAAGTACACCCCCACGGCCCAGTTGAAAGCCAGCGTCACCGAGACGCGGGTGTACGAGGAGGAGCCGCCACGCGCCGGCGGGCCGTGGCAGGAGGAAGAGGAGGAGATCCCCTCCGAACTCGTGGAGTTCGCCTGCTTCAAGGGCGACCGAGAGACGGTGCTGCAGAACACCGCGCTCCAGTATCCCATGTTCCTCGTCCTGCGGGACATCGCCCGCATGGCCGAGAAGGGGACACTCACTGCCATCGTCGAGGAGGACGACGAACTCAAGGCGACACGCATCGTCGAGGGCGAGGACCGCCCCGCCTCCGTCGAAGTCGTCGAGAATCCCAGCCAGTCCCAGGCCGAGAAAAACGGCGTGAACTGGCGGGACAATCAGTTCATCTCGTAG
- a CDS encoding glutaredoxin family protein → MTFQPGSDLDADTVQERVDTAIEENDVVLFMKGNRLMPQCGYSQRALELVSQYVDDFETVDVLPALSEFREALESHSGWETTPQTYVEGEFIGGSDVLAELDERGELEPTLAGE, encoded by the coding sequence ATGACGTTCCAACCCGGGAGCGACTTGGACGCCGACACCGTACAGGAGCGAGTCGACACGGCCATCGAGGAGAACGACGTCGTGTTGTTCATGAAGGGTAATCGGCTCATGCCCCAGTGTGGCTACTCGCAGCGGGCGCTCGAACTCGTCTCCCAGTACGTCGACGACTTCGAAACCGTGGACGTACTGCCGGCGCTGTCGGAGTTCCGCGAGGCGCTCGAATCCCACAGCGGGTGGGAGACGACCCCGCAGACGTACGTCGAGGGCGAGTTCATCGGCGGGAGCGACGTGCTCGCGGAACTCGACGAGCGCGGCGAACTCGAGCCGACGCTCGCGGGCGAGTAG
- the purB gene encoding adenylosuccinate lyase yields the protein MTDLPRSDPLAAVSPLDGRYARYTEPLVPYASESALMRARVRVEVEYLLALADLDATPITVDDAERESLRARYEAFDAEDARLIKRLETEGAAGYSATNHDVKAVEYFLRTATRDSLHPWIHFGLTSEDVNNLAHRLLLESAVEAVLLPALADVREELTALARDYRDTPMLARTHGQPATPTTFGKEMAVVAARLGRSMGRVRDAAASLSGKLAGASGTYAAHDAAYPDVDWPAFAREFVTGLGLEHTPLATQVNPCDDLAALFDALRGVNNVLRDLDLDAWLYVSDRYLGQRAVEGETGSSTMPHKVNPIDFENSEGNLSKANSDLTLLADYVTTSRLQRDLSDSTVKRNVGAALGHCLIAYRKTEAGLEKVVPNEQVMREELEATPEVIGEAVQTILRREGDTEAYERVKELTRGERVTIGDFRALFDDLDVDESVREELRALTPAGYTGRAAELAASTED from the coding sequence ATGACCGATTTACCACGGAGCGACCCGCTCGCGGCCGTCTCGCCGCTCGACGGGCGCTACGCGCGCTACACCGAACCGCTGGTGCCCTACGCCAGCGAGTCGGCGCTCATGCGGGCACGGGTCCGTGTCGAAGTCGAGTACCTCCTCGCGCTCGCGGACCTCGACGCGACGCCGATCACCGTCGACGACGCGGAGCGCGAGTCGTTGCGCGCCCGCTACGAGGCCTTCGACGCCGAGGACGCGCGCCTGATCAAGCGCCTCGAAACCGAGGGCGCGGCGGGCTACAGCGCGACCAACCACGACGTGAAAGCGGTGGAGTACTTCCTGCGGACGGCGACCCGCGACTCGCTCCACCCGTGGATCCACTTCGGCTTGACGAGCGAGGACGTGAACAACCTCGCGCACCGCCTCCTGCTCGAATCGGCCGTCGAGGCGGTGCTCCTGCCCGCCCTCGCGGACGTGCGCGAGGAACTGACGGCCCTCGCCCGCGACTATCGGGACACGCCGATGCTCGCGCGCACCCACGGCCAGCCGGCGACGCCGACGACGTTCGGCAAGGAGATGGCCGTCGTCGCCGCCCGTCTCGGGCGGTCGATGGGCCGCGTGCGCGACGCCGCTGCCTCCCTCTCGGGCAAACTCGCCGGGGCCTCGGGCACCTACGCCGCCCACGACGCCGCGTACCCCGACGTCGACTGGCCGGCCTTCGCCCGCGAGTTCGTCACGGGGCTCGGCCTCGAACACACGCCGCTCGCGACGCAGGTCAACCCCTGTGACGACCTCGCCGCCCTGTTCGACGCGCTCCGTGGCGTCAACAACGTCCTCCGGGACTTGGACCTCGACGCGTGGCTCTACGTCTCCGACCGGTATCTGGGACAGCGTGCCGTCGAGGGCGAGACGGGGTCGTCGACGATGCCTCACAAGGTGAACCCCATCGACTTCGAGAACAGCGAAGGCAACCTCTCGAAGGCCAACTCCGATCTAACCCTCCTCGCGGACTACGTGACCACCTCGCGGCTCCAGCGTGATCTCTCGGACTCGACGGTCAAGCGCAACGTGGGCGCGGCGCTCGGTCACTGTCTCATCGCCTACCGCAAGACCGAAGCGGGGTTGGAGAAGGTCGTGCCGAACGAACAGGTGATGCGCGAGGAACTGGAGGCGACGCCCGAAGTGATCGGCGAGGCGGTCCAGACGATCCTGCGCCGCGAGGGCGACACCGAGGCCTACGAGCGCGTGAAGGAACTCACGCGGGGGGAGCGGGTCACCATCGGGGACTTCCGGGCGCTGTTCGACGACTTGGACGTCGACGAGTCGGTGCGCGAGGAGCTACGGGCGTTGACGCCCGCGGGCTACACCGGGCGGGCGGCGGAGCTAGCGGCGTCGACGGAGGACTGA
- a CDS encoding zinc-dependent alcohol dehydrogenase family protein: MQAVVLEKFREPLTVQNVERPEPDPDGVVAEVIGCGVCRSDWHCWQGDWDWFGYRPDPPHVLGHEPTGRVVEVGSEVERVDEGQEIAIPFNFACGTCSLCRNGRENICENHVGLGFMNEAPGAFAEEVHIPHADINAVPLPDGIDASAAAGMGCRFMTSFHAMAHRGPVGAGDDVVIHGCGGVGLSAVHIANALGGNVVAVDLMDEKLDRAEELGAVATVNAREVDDPAAEVRDITDGGADISADALGIEVTCQNAVNSLRKGGTHVQIGLTTSEEAGMVSLPTDDFVAKEIEFKGSLGLQPSRYSEMLDMVESGKLDPTALVEETIDIHQVPDELAAMSDYDTVGIPVCDDFSS; encoded by the coding sequence ATGCAAGCAGTCGTACTCGAGAAGTTTCGGGAGCCGCTAACGGTACAGAATGTCGAGCGTCCCGAGCCGGATCCCGACGGCGTCGTTGCCGAGGTGATCGGCTGCGGGGTCTGTCGGTCGGACTGGCACTGCTGGCAGGGGGACTGGGATTGGTTCGGCTACCGGCCGGACCCGCCACACGTCCTCGGGCACGAGCCAACCGGTCGCGTCGTCGAGGTCGGATCGGAGGTCGAGCGCGTCGACGAAGGACAGGAGATCGCGATCCCGTTCAACTTCGCGTGCGGGACGTGTAGCCTCTGTCGTAACGGCCGCGAGAACATCTGTGAGAACCACGTCGGTCTCGGGTTCATGAACGAGGCGCCGGGAGCCTTCGCGGAGGAGGTACATATTCCCCACGCGGACATAAACGCCGTCCCGCTTCCGGACGGGATCGACGCGAGCGCTGCGGCTGGGATGGGGTGTCGGTTCATGACGTCGTTTCACGCGATGGCCCACCGCGGTCCCGTCGGTGCCGGCGACGACGTCGTGATCCACGGCTGTGGGGGCGTCGGGCTCTCCGCGGTCCACATCGCGAACGCGCTGGGGGGCAACGTCGTCGCCGTCGATCTGATGGACGAGAAGCTCGACCGCGCCGAGGAGCTCGGCGCCGTCGCGACGGTCAACGCCCGAGAGGTCGACGACCCTGCCGCCGAGGTCCGCGACATCACCGACGGTGGGGCCGACATCTCGGCCGACGCCCTAGGCATCGAGGTCACCTGTCAGAACGCGGTGAACAGCCTTCGGAAGGGCGGCACCCACGTCCAGATCGGGCTCACGACGAGCGAGGAGGCGGGCATGGTGTCGCTCCCGACCGACGACTTCGTGGCCAAAGAGATCGAGTTCAAAGGGTCGCTCGGTCTCCAGCCGTCCCGATACAGCGAGATGCTCGATATGGTCGAGTCCGGAAAACTCGACCCGACGGCGCTGGTCGAGGAGACGATCGACATCCACCAGGTGCCCGACGAGTTGGCCGCGATGAGCGACTACGACACGGTGGGGATCCCGGTCTGCGACGACTTCAGTAGCTGA
- the purN gene encoding phosphoribosylglycinamide formyltransferase — translation MLRIAGLAGNRGRNLMHIADLAPGGAEVAVVLTDHESAPVLSSAADRGIPTEVVERGDDTRADHEARVRDHLGDYEFDLVCMDGYMRVLSAEMLDALPTALNVHPSLLPAFGGEDAHEQALAAGVRTTGCTVHVATEALDAGPIVTQEAVPVYEGDDADDLKRRVLHEAEFKAYPRAVKWFAEDRVTVADGEATVEGDEAGQFPTRRVVSDDRSRTLRYGENPHQNAALYADAASDAASVVAAPQLNEGAKALSYNNYNDADAALDLIREFDDPAAAVIKHANPAGCATADSLAQAYDDALATDAMSAFGGIVAVNRPCDAATAESVVESFKEVVVAPGYTDGALDVLTEKDDLRVLDVGELTERTDALVEKPLTGGRLVQERDGWAPTRDDLEIVTERDPTDEEIETMLFAWRTLKHVKSNGILFASGTETVGIGMGQVSRVDAVRLAAMKAEEHAEGKGAEGAVMASDAFFPFPDGVEEAATSGVSAVIQPGGSVNDEDVIAAADDHDMAMAFTGKRCFRHD, via the coding sequence ATGCTCCGAATCGCGGGTCTCGCCGGCAATCGCGGACGAAACCTGATGCACATCGCGGATTTGGCGCCCGGCGGCGCCGAGGTGGCGGTCGTTCTCACGGACCACGAGTCGGCGCCGGTCCTCTCGTCGGCCGCCGACCGCGGCATCCCGACCGAAGTCGTCGAACGCGGCGACGACACTCGCGCCGACCACGAGGCGCGGGTACGCGACCACCTCGGCGACTACGAGTTCGACCTGGTCTGTATGGACGGCTACATGCGCGTCCTCTCGGCGGAGATGCTGGACGCCCTGCCGACCGCCCTCAACGTCCACCCCTCCCTGCTCCCCGCCTTCGGCGGCGAGGACGCCCACGAACAGGCACTCGCGGCGGGCGTCCGCACCACGGGCTGTACCGTCCACGTCGCTACCGAGGCCCTCGACGCCGGCCCCATCGTCACTCAGGAGGCGGTGCCGGTCTACGAGGGCGACGACGCCGACGACCTGAAACGGCGCGTCCTCCACGAGGCGGAGTTCAAGGCGTACCCGCGCGCGGTGAAGTGGTTCGCGGAGGACCGCGTCACCGTCGCGGACGGCGAGGCGACCGTCGAGGGTGACGAGGCCGGTCAGTTCCCCACCCGTCGCGTCGTCTCCGACGACCGGAGCCGGACGCTTCGCTACGGCGAGAACCCGCATCAGAACGCGGCGCTCTACGCCGACGCCGCGAGCGACGCCGCGAGCGTCGTCGCCGCCCCGCAGTTGAACGAGGGCGCGAAGGCGCTCTCGTACAACAACTACAACGACGCCGACGCCGCCCTCGATCTGATCCGGGAGTTCGACGACCCCGCCGCGGCGGTCATCAAACACGCCAATCCGGCGGGCTGTGCGACCGCCGACTCGCTCGCGCAGGCCTACGACGATGCCCTCGCGACCGACGCCATGAGCGCCTTCGGCGGCATCGTCGCCGTGAACCGCCCTTGCGACGCCGCCACCGCCGAATCCGTCGTCGAGTCGTTCAAGGAAGTCGTCGTCGCGCCCGGCTACACCGACGGCGCGCTCGACGTCCTCACCGAGAAGGACGACCTCCGGGTGTTGGACGTGGGTGAACTGACCGAGCGCACCGACGCGTTGGTCGAGAAACCCCTGACCGGCGGCCGCCTCGTCCAGGAGCGCGACGGCTGGGCGCCGACCCGCGACGACCTCGAAATCGTCACGGAACGCGACCCTACCGACGAGGAGATCGAGACGATGCTGTTCGCGTGGCGGACGCTGAAACACGTCAAGTCGAACGGCATCCTGTTCGCGTCCGGAACGGAGACCGTCGGCATCGGCATGGGCCAGGTCAGCCGCGTCGACGCCGTCCGTCTCGCCGCGATGAAGGCCGAGGAACACGCCGAGGGGAAAGGCGCCGAGGGCGCCGTGATGGCCTCGGACGCCTTCTTCCCGTTCCCCGACGGGGTGGAGGAGGCGGCGACGTCGGGCGTGTCCGCCGTGATACAGCCGGGCGGCTCGGTCAACGACGAGGACGTGATCGCCGCCGCCGACGACCACGACATGGCGATGGCGTTCACCGGAAAGCGGTGCTTCCGGCACGATTAG
- a CDS encoding 5-(carboxyamino)imidazole ribonucleotide synthase has translation MTITVPGPTLGVVGGGQLGRMLAEAAAPLGVETIVLDPTPDCPAAPVARDQIVGDFDDADAIGRLADRTDALTYEIELADPDHLADAGEAADVPVHPTPGTLRTIQDKFLEKEMLTDAGIPVPEYRRVDSVADLEAAVEAFGAVMLKARRGGYDGRGNVPVRSPDEAEDAIETVGTVDDPAALAEAFVDFEREVSVIGVQGDGEVRTFPVGENVHEEEILRETVVPARTSDAVKERARTVAREVLDALDGRGVFGIELFETSGGDILVNEIAPRPHNSGHWSIEGAVTSQFEQHARAVLGWPLGSTRRRAPTVSANVLGTVDETRPAELGGVEAVLEAESAHLHWYGKDSVRPLRKMGHVTATDEDGGTDPTALLESTRELRDALTFR, from the coding sequence ATGACCATAACCGTCCCCGGACCGACGCTGGGCGTCGTCGGTGGCGGCCAGCTCGGCCGGATGCTCGCCGAGGCGGCCGCCCCCCTCGGCGTCGAGACCATCGTCCTCGATCCGACGCCGGACTGTCCGGCAGCGCCCGTCGCACGCGACCAGATCGTCGGCGACTTCGACGATGCGGACGCGATCGGTCGGCTGGCCGACCGCACCGACGCGCTGACCTACGAAATCGAACTCGCGGACCCGGATCACCTCGCGGACGCGGGCGAGGCGGCCGACGTGCCCGTCCACCCGACGCCCGGAACGCTGCGGACGATTCAGGACAAGTTCCTGGAGAAGGAGATGCTGACCGACGCCGGGATTCCGGTGCCCGAGTACCGCCGCGTCGACTCGGTGGCCGACCTCGAAGCCGCCGTGGAGGCGTTCGGCGCCGTGATGCTGAAGGCACGGAGAGGGGGCTACGACGGTCGGGGGAACGTCCCGGTCCGCTCGCCCGACGAGGCCGAGGACGCCATCGAAACCGTCGGCACGGTCGACGACCCGGCCGCGCTGGCGGAGGCGTTCGTCGACTTCGAGCGTGAAGTCTCCGTCATCGGCGTGCAGGGCGACGGCGAGGTGCGAACGTTCCCCGTCGGCGAGAACGTCCACGAGGAAGAGATCCTGCGGGAGACGGTCGTCCCCGCGCGGACGAGCGACGCGGTGAAAGAGCGCGCCCGGACCGTCGCCCGCGAGGTGCTCGACGCTCTCGACGGCCGCGGCGTCTTCGGCATCGAACTGTTCGAGACCTCCGGAGGGGACATCCTGGTCAACGAAATCGCCCCGCGACCCCACAACTCCGGGCACTGGAGCATCGAGGGCGCGGTCACCTCACAGTTCGAACAGCACGCCCGCGCCGTCTTAGGCTGGCCGCTGGGGTCGACCCGTCGGCGGGCGCCGACGGTGAGCGCGAACGTCCTGGGGACCGTCGACGAGACGCGGCCGGCCGAACTCGGCGGCGTCGAGGCGGTTCTCGAAGCGGAGTCGGCCCACCTCCACTGGTACGGCAAGGACTCGGTGCGCCCGCTCCGCAAGATGGGACACGTGACGGCGACGGACGAGGACGGCGGGACCGACCCGACCGCCCTCCTCGAATCGACCCGCGAACTGCGAGACGCACTCACGTTCCGATGA